A stretch of Heterodontus francisci isolate sHetFra1 chromosome 1, sHetFra1.hap1, whole genome shotgun sequence DNA encodes these proteins:
- the LOC137347261 gene encoding uncharacterized protein, giving the protein SSSSSSSSSSSSSSSSSSSSSSSSSSSSSSSSSSSSSSSSSSSSSSSSSSSSSSSSPSSSSSSSSSSSSSSSSSSSSSSSSSSSSSSSSSSSSSSSSSSSSSSSSSSSSSSSSSSSSSSSSSSSSSSSSSSSSSSSSSSSSSSSSSSSSSSSSSSSSSSSSSSSSSSSSSSSSSSSSSSSSSSSSSSSSSSSPSSSSSSSSSSSSFSSSSSSFSSSSSSSSSSSSSSSSSSSSSSSSSSSSSSSSSSSSSSSSSSSSSSSSSSSSSSSSSSSSSSSSSSSSSSSSSSSSSSSSSSSSSSSSSSSSSSSSTSSSSSSSSSSSSSSSSSSSSSSSSSSSSSSSSSSSSSSSSSSSSSSSSSSSSSSSSSSSSSSSSSSSSSSSSSSSSSSSTSSSSSSSSSSSSSSSSS; this is encoded by the exons tcatcatcttcatcatcttcatcatcttcatcatcttcatcttcttcatcttcttcatcttcatcatcttcatcttcatcttcatcttcttcatcttcttcatcttcttcatcttcttcatcttcttcatcttcttcatcttcatcttcttcatcatcatcttcttcac cttcatcttcttcatcttcttcatcatcttcttcatcttcatcttcatcttcatcttcatcttcatcttcatcttcatcttcatcttcatcttcatcttcatcttcatcttcatcttcatcatcttcatcttcttcatcatcatcttcttcatcttcatcatcttcatcttcatcttcttcatcatcatcgtcatcttcatcttcatcttcatcttcttcatcttcatcttcttcatcttcatcttcatcttcatcttcatcttcttcatcttcatcatcatcttcttcatcatcttcatcttcttcatcttcttcatcttcatcatcatcttcttcatcttcatcatcatcttcatcatcttcatcttcatcttcatcatcttcatcttcatcttcttcatcatcaccttcttcatcttcatcatcttcatcttcttcatcttcattttcttcatcttcttcatctttttcatcatcatcttcatcatcttcatcttcatcttcatcttcttcatcttcatcatcttcatcttcatcttcatcatcttcatcttcatcttcttcatcttcatcttcttcatcttcatcttcatcttcatcatcttcttcatcatcttcatcatcttcatcatcttcatcttcatcttcttcttcttcatcttcttcatcttcttcatcttcttcatcatcttcatcatcttcatcatcttcatcttcatcatcttcatcttcatcttcttcatcttcatcttcttcaacatcttcatcatcttcttcatcatcttcatcatcttcatcttcatcttcatcttcatcttcatcttcatcatcatcttcttcatcttcttcatcatcttcatcatcttcatcatcttcatcttcatcatcatcttcatcttcatcttcttcatcttcatcttcatcttcttcatcttcttcatcttcttcatcatcttcatcatcttcatcttcatcttcttcatcttcatcttcttcaacatcttcatcatcttcttcatcttcttcatcatcttcatcatcttcatcttca